In one Deinococcus sp. QL22 genomic region, the following are encoded:
- a CDS encoding replication initiator protein A, translating into MTQGNEHLINELTLARSGVFSILNRDIGDDQSWETTFNIGDRHFYVEGVASRGRPHGVDPDVLLALQTLFFEAGCPEDDTVVCTAYRLLQLTPLGTRGNAYVRLRESLLRLEGVSWLTRVSRQQGGKFRGMTETNRLIDRISVHDVSLSASGAGGAIVGSAPLRVTFSRHFAQSIREGFYQILDAELLSDLKQPTARSLYRVLQAHRVGDDGSLARELPVIIAAWREATGLSGQRTNNVRRTLDGAHAHLIAAKYLRNVSYDGSGDSQRITYAFEGEVDPELVELLTALKVSRPVAEALVADHPERIRTAVLAVKQRLETGYKPRSVAATLVDAVRHPEKYDVLPKQAQGPSGKAGTAQTKREEQPVLLPLSREESLGMVRSMLRVKLGRPPHAETLTALETLDATAVERLAAAVRGKGDLVDLVQALTGLSA; encoded by the coding sequence ATGACGCAGGGCAACGAACACCTCATCAACGAGCTGACCCTCGCCCGCTCCGGCGTCTTCAGCATTTTGAACCGTGATATCGGGGACGATCAAAGCTGGGAAACGACCTTCAACATTGGGGATCGGCACTTTTACGTCGAGGGCGTGGCTTCGCGTGGACGGCCACATGGAGTCGACCCAGACGTGCTTTTGGCGCTGCAAACCCTATTTTTTGAAGCAGGTTGCCCTGAAGACGACACGGTGGTGTGTACGGCTTACCGCCTGCTGCAACTTACGCCACTGGGGACACGTGGCAACGCTTATGTGCGCCTCAGAGAGAGTTTGTTGCGCTTGGAAGGCGTGAGTTGGCTGACCCGCGTCTCCCGCCAGCAGGGCGGCAAATTCAGGGGTATGACCGAAACCAACCGCCTGATCGACCGAATTTCCGTTCACGACGTCAGCCTGAGTGCCAGCGGTGCAGGCGGCGCGATTGTGGGCAGTGCCCCACTGCGGGTCACGTTTTCGCGTCATTTCGCCCAATCGATCCGTGAGGGCTTTTATCAAATTCTGGATGCTGAGCTGCTCAGCGACCTGAAGCAGCCCACCGCCCGCAGCCTGTACCGCGTGTTGCAGGCCCACCGAGTCGGTGACGACGGCTCGTTGGCCCGTGAACTTCCTGTGATCATCGCGGCGTGGCGGGAAGCAACGGGCCTGAGTGGCCAGCGCACCAACAACGTCCGGCGCACCCTGGACGGCGCACATGCCCACCTGATCGCTGCCAAGTACCTCCGTAACGTGTCTTATGACGGCTCGGGCGACAGCCAGCGCATCACCTACGCCTTCGAGGGCGAAGTCGATCCAGAATTGGTGGAACTGTTGACGGCCCTCAAAGTCAGCCGCCCAGTGGCCGAAGCATTGGTGGCCGATCATCCCGAACGCATTCGCACCGCGGTGCTGGCCGTCAAGCAGCGTCTGGAAACTGGTTACAAACCCCGCTCTGTGGCAGCCACCTTGGTCGATGCCGTCCGCCATCCCGAAAAATACGATGTGTTGCCCAAACAGGCTCAAGGGCCGTCTGGGAAGGCAGGAACAGCCCAAACCAAGCGTGAGGAACAGCCGGTCTTGCTGCCGCTCAGCCGTGAGGAGTCGTTGGGCATGGTGCGCTCCATGTTGCGCGTGAAATTGGGCCGCCCACCCCATGCTGAAACCCTCACAGCGCTGGAAACCCTCGACGCTACCGCCGTGGAACGCTTGGCTGCTGCGGTCAGGGGCAAGGGAGATCTGGTGGATTTGGTGCAGGCATTGACGGGCCTGTCGGCCTGA
- a CDS encoding SDR family oxidoreductase — protein MSKTLKKLNQQVMVITGASSGIGLSTARMAAKKGVRLVLAARSEGALNQLADEIVQAGGQAVPVGADVSREEDIQLIVEAARQAFGGFDTWVNNAGVGMYGKLEEVSVDDMRRLFEINFWGQVYGSLAAVAELKAKGGALINVGSTVSERAIPLQGMYSASKHALKGFTDALRMELEAEGAPLSVTLIKPGPIDTPFPLNARNYLDAEPQHVPPVYAPETVARAILHAAEHPVRDVFVGGGGKGIAAFGQLAPGATDRAMRGFVIPRTKSEKPPLPRAANALEYPSERLAERGDYPGHVKEISVYTRVAQTGLLRGAVLVGTGLAGWGLWRSSRK, from the coding sequence ATGTCTAAGACACTCAAAAAACTTAATCAGCAGGTGATGGTCATTACGGGGGCGTCGAGTGGCATTGGCCTCAGCACAGCGCGGATGGCTGCAAAAAAAGGTGTGCGGTTGGTGTTAGCGGCCCGCAGTGAAGGGGCGCTGAATCAATTGGCCGACGAGATCGTGCAGGCGGGCGGGCAAGCTGTACCTGTGGGAGCCGACGTGAGCCGGGAAGAAGATATCCAGCTCATTGTGGAAGCCGCGCGGCAGGCGTTTGGAGGCTTCGATACCTGGGTCAACAATGCGGGCGTGGGCATGTACGGCAAGCTGGAAGAAGTCTCCGTAGACGACATGCGACGCCTCTTCGAGATCAATTTTTGGGGACAGGTATACGGTTCACTGGCTGCAGTCGCCGAACTTAAAGCTAAAGGTGGGGCACTCATCAATGTGGGCAGCACCGTCTCCGAGCGGGCCATTCCGCTGCAGGGCATGTACAGCGCCAGCAAACACGCCCTCAAAGGGTTTACCGACGCCCTGCGGATGGAACTGGAAGCCGAAGGCGCACCTCTTTCGGTGACGCTGATCAAACCTGGCCCCATCGATACGCCGTTTCCATTGAATGCCCGTAACTATCTGGACGCCGAGCCGCAACATGTGCCGCCTGTATACGCTCCGGAAACGGTGGCCCGCGCCATCCTGCATGCCGCCGAGCATCCTGTTCGTGACGTGTTTGTGGGGGGCGGCGGCAAAGGTATCGCTGCATTTGGGCAACTTGCACCCGGAGCCACCGACCGGGCGATGCGCGGTTTTGTCATTCCGCGCACCAAGAGCGAGAAACCGCCTTTGCCCCGCGCTGCCAACGCTCTTGAGTATCCGTCGGAGCGATTGGCGGAGCGCGGCGATTACCCCGGCCACGTGAAGGAAATCAGCGTCTATACCAGAGTTGCACAAACGGGCCTGCTGCGTGGCGCTGTTCTGGTGGGCACAGGCTTGGCGGGTTGGGGGCTGTGGCGGTCTTCTCGCAAATAG
- a CDS encoding DUF475 domain-containing protein: MIQREFGFAFGVTAIALILATWYGFSNGGIAVALNFLLIAVVLGVMEVSLSFDNAVVNASVLKNMSAKWQQRFLVWGILIAVVGMRMIFPIAIVAITAGLSFGEVTSLAFNDSARYAEYLEESEVAISAFGGVFLLMVALNYLMDPNKDEHWLAGFERRLAGIGKLDTVQAIIAGGALLLITNLSVAPAEQLTALSAGMIGLLLYLAMNALGNLFDADNMAAKAGAAGFAAFMYLEVLDASFSLDGVIGAFAITKEVVIISAGLAIGAVFVRSLTLYLVHQGTLTQYRYLEHGAHYGILALAVIMLLHMNRNIHIPELLTGLIGVGFIVLSIWSSIRANRKEAMDGSTKA, translated from the coding sequence GTGATTCAAAGAGAGTTTGGTTTTGCATTCGGCGTTACAGCCATCGCGCTGATTTTGGCTACATGGTACGGCTTCAGCAACGGCGGTATCGCTGTGGCCCTCAATTTCCTCCTGATCGCCGTCGTGCTCGGTGTCATGGAAGTCAGCCTGAGCTTCGATAACGCGGTGGTCAATGCGTCGGTGCTGAAAAACATGTCGGCCAAATGGCAACAGCGTTTTCTGGTCTGGGGCATTCTGATTGCTGTGGTCGGCATGCGGATGATCTTCCCGATTGCGATTGTGGCGATCACGGCAGGCCTCAGCTTCGGCGAAGTGACCAGCCTTGCCTTCAACGATTCGGCCCGCTACGCCGAATATCTGGAAGAGTCCGAAGTGGCGATCAGCGCGTTCGGCGGCGTCTTTTTGCTGATGGTGGCTCTGAATTACCTGATGGATCCCAACAAGGACGAGCACTGGCTGGCGGGCTTCGAACGCCGTCTTGCGGGCATTGGCAAGCTGGACACCGTGCAGGCCATCATTGCGGGCGGGGCACTGCTCCTGATCACCAATCTGTCGGTGGCTCCCGCCGAGCAACTGACCGCGCTCAGTGCCGGAATGATTGGTCTGCTGCTGTACCTGGCCATGAACGCCCTCGGCAACCTCTTTGACGCCGACAACATGGCCGCCAAAGCGGGCGCGGCAGGCTTCGCAGCGTTCATGTACCTCGAAGTTTTGGACGCCAGCTTTTCGCTTGACGGCGTGATCGGCGCATTTGCCATCACCAAAGAAGTCGTGATCATCTCGGCAGGCCTCGCTATCGGCGCGGTCTTCGTGCGCTCGCTGACGCTGTATCTGGTGCATCAGGGCACCCTGACGCAGTACCGCTACCTCGAACACGGGGCGCATTACGGCATTTTGGCGCTGGCCGTCATCATGCTGCTGCACATGAACCGCAACATCCACATCCCCGAACTGCTGACCGGACTCATCGGCGTGGGTTTCATCGTCTTGTCGATCTGGTCGAGTATCCGGGCCAACCGCAAGGAAGCGATGGATGGGTCAACTAAGGCGTAG